GAAAAATCACCGTCCAGTCCACTGATTTCTGCGCTTCTTCCAGGGTGAGGCAGCGCGTCAGCACCATGGCCACGCAGCCCAGCAGGGCGGTGACCAGAATCGGCAGGATGTTGAGCGCGGCCACACCGACCACCGCGGCCACGATGCCGATGGCAAAGGGCACCTTGCGGCTGCGCAGGGAGGGCTCCGGCACCTCTTCGAGGACGATGAAGTCATCATCCGCGCGCAACTGATCAATGTCCTTTTGCGCCGCCATGATCAGCAGAGCATCGCCCACCTGCAGGCGCACGGCGTTGAGTTTTTCGCGCAGGGGCGCGCCGCGCCGTTGAATGGCGAGCACCAGGGCGTTGTAGCGGTGGCGGAAGTAGGTGTCCTTGAGGGTGCGTCCGAGCAGGCGTGAATGGGGCGGCACCAGCACCTGCACCAGTTTCATGTCCTCGTCCTCAAGGGATGCGTCGCGCAGTTCGAACTCGGCGTTGAGTTCCAGGTGGTCGGCTTTCTTTAGTTCCATCAACTCCGAGAGCCGGCCGCGCACCAGCAGCACGCTGCCCTCGCGCAGGCGCTGGCGGTAGGGTGCCCAGACGCGGCGCTCCTCGTCGAGCAGGCGCAGGATGGTGACGTCGTGCTCGGTGCCCAGATTGCTCTCCATGACGGTTTTGCCGATCAGGGGCGAGCCCTCCATGACCCGCATCTCGGCGATGTACTCGCCCAACTCGTAGGTGGCGGTGAGTTCCTGGGCCTGGCGCTCGGGCAGCAGCCAGCGCCCCACGAGCAGAAAATAGGTGAAGCCCGCGGCGAACATGATCAGCCCCAGGCGGCTGAACTCGAACATGGAAAAGGCGCCGTAGCCGGCTTGCTGGGAGATGGCGGAGACCAGCAGATTGGTCGAGGTGCCGATCAGGGTGCATACCCCGCCGAACTGCGAGGCGTAGGAGAGGGGAATGAGGAACTTGGAGGCGGCGATCTTGCGTTTGGCCGCCAGGGCCATGACCAGGGGCAGAAACACCGCGACGGCCGCCGTGTTGTTGATGAACGCCGACATGAGGCCCACGGCCGCCATGATGACCAGCAGGGCCATAAAATGGTTGCGCCCGAAACGGATCAGCAGTTGCCCCACCGTCGCCACGGCGCCGGTTCTCTGCAGGCCGGCGCTGAGCACGAACATGGCCGCCACGGTCACCGTGGCCGGATTGCTGAAGCCGGAGATGCCTTCCTCCGGCGTCACCAGGCCG
This window of the Geoalkalibacter sp. genome carries:
- a CDS encoding SLC13 family permease; amino-acid sequence: MLEIFLVLTILVGAVILFVSEKFPVDLVAFMVLGALLVCGLVTPEEGISGFSNPATVTVAAMFVLSAGLQRTGAVATVGQLLIRFGRNHFMALLVIMAAVGLMSAFINNTAAVAVFLPLVMALAAKRKIAASKFLIPLSYASQFGGVCTLIGTSTNLLVSAISQQAGYGAFSMFEFSRLGLIMFAAGFTYFLLVGRWLLPERQAQELTATYELGEYIAEMRVMEGSPLIGKTVMESNLGTEHDVTILRLLDEERRVWAPYRQRLREGSVLLVRGRLSELMELKKADHLELNAEFELRDASLEDEDMKLVQVLVPPHSRLLGRTLKDTYFRHRYNALVLAIQRRGAPLREKLNAVRLQVGDALLIMAAQKDIDQLRADDDFIVLEEVPEPSLRSRKVPFAIGIVAAVVGVAALNILPILVTALLGCVAMVLTRCLTLEEAQKSVDWTVIFLLGGILPLGIAMEKTGTAQWLAGQALQLAGGLGPIAVLAVIYLLTALLTECMSNNASAVLLAPIAIASAVNLGIDPKPLLMAVTFAASTSFATPVGYQTNAMVYGLGGYKYIDYIKVGVPLNLIFWVLAILFIPMFWPF